In one Cloacibacillus porcorum genomic region, the following are encoded:
- the rplB gene encoding 50S ribosomal protein L2 produces MGIKKYRPTTPSRRQMATPDFSEITKAKPERSLVVSLSQSAGRNNNGRVTMRHRGGRGRIKYRIVDFKRDKFGVPGKVTAIEYDPNRSARIALISYKDGEKRYILAPVGLNVGDTIFAGEGSDIRPGNALKLKDIPVGTVVHNIELEPGRGGVLVRSAGTSAQLMAKEGKYAFVRMPSGELRLVLIECMATVGQVGNEEHENVVSGKAGRTRWLGIRPHIRGMIQNPVDHPMGGGEGKSKSHKHPVSPWGTPAKGYRTRKRKPSDKFIVRRRKK; encoded by the coding sequence GCGAAGCCGGAACGCAGTCTGGTAGTATCACTCTCGCAGTCAGCGGGACGCAATAACAACGGCCGCGTGACAATGCGCCACCGCGGCGGACGCGGCAGAATCAAGTACCGCATCGTGGACTTCAAGCGCGATAAGTTCGGAGTCCCCGGTAAGGTAACGGCGATCGAATACGATCCCAACCGTTCGGCGCGTATCGCTCTCATCTCCTACAAGGACGGCGAGAAGAGATACATCCTCGCCCCCGTAGGCCTCAATGTCGGTGACACGATCTTCGCCGGAGAGGGATCGGACATTCGCCCCGGAAACGCCCTTAAGCTTAAGGACATCCCGGTTGGTACGGTCGTTCACAACATCGAGCTTGAGCCGGGACGCGGCGGAGTATTGGTACGTTCGGCGGGAACGTCGGCGCAGCTTATGGCTAAAGAGGGCAAATACGCCTTTGTGCGTATGCCGTCAGGCGAACTTCGTCTTGTACTGATTGAGTGCATGGCGACCGTCGGCCAGGTTGGCAATGAAGAGCACGAGAACGTAGTCTCAGGTAAAGCGGGAAGAACACGCTGGCTTGGCATTCGTCCGCATATCCGCGGTATGATCCAGAACCCTGTCGACCATCCGATGGGCGGAGGCGAAGGCAAGAGCAAGTCGCATAAGCATCCTGTCTCACCGTGGGGTACTCCGGCAAAGGGTTACCGTACCCGTAAGCGTAAGCCGTCGGATAAGTTCATCGTCCGCCGCCGCAAGAAGTAA
- the rpsS gene encoding 30S ribosomal protein S19, whose protein sequence is MARSLKKGPYVDVKLLRRVEDMNESGKKVVIKSWARACSITPEMVGHTIAVHNGRIHVPVYISDNMIGHKLGEFAPTRKFGGHAGQERSTKVKR, encoded by the coding sequence ATGGCTCGTTCACTAAAAAAAGGACCCTACGTAGACGTTAAGCTTCTCCGCAGGGTAGAGGACATGAACGAATCAGGCAAAAAAGTGGTCATCAAGAGCTGGGCTCGCGCCTGCTCGATCACGCCTGAAATGGTCGGACACACGATTGCCGTGCATAATGGCCGTATTCATGTACCGGTTTACATCAGCGACAATATGATAGGACATAAGCTCGGTGAGTTTGCGCCTACCCGTAAGTTCGGCGGCCACGCCGGCCAGGAACGCTCCACGAAGGTAAAGAGGTAG
- the rplV gene encoding 50S ribosomal protein L22, with protein MEVKASAKQIRISANKVRRVLALVRGKNASEALMILKYTPNKPARYAEKVLKSAVANAEHNHGLDMDKLIVKTATADQGAYMKRFRPVSMGRAHAFRHHTCHITMVVCEK; from the coding sequence ATGGAAGTAAAAGCATCGGCAAAGCAGATCCGTATTTCTGCAAACAAAGTCCGCAGAGTCCTGGCGCTTGTCAGAGGCAAGAATGCTTCAGAGGCGCTCATGATTCTTAAATATACTCCCAATAAGCCGGCCAGATACGCTGAGAAGGTGCTCAAGAGCGCCGTTGCGAATGCTGAGCACAACCACGGTCTCGATATGGACAAACTCATCGTCAAGACCGCCACGGCTGACCAGGGAGCGTACATGAAGCGTTTCCGCCCCGTTTCCATGGGCCGCGCTCATGCTTTCAGACATCACACGTGCCATATCACCATGGTCGTGTGTGAGAAGTAA
- the rpsC gene encoding 30S ribosomal protein S3, whose protein sequence is MGQKVHPVGYRLGVIYDWESRWYADGKKYAKYLHKDLELRNWIKKRWAQAGVSRVEIERIGNVMRFTVWTARPGVVIGKQGAEIQAVREELQAMTGNRVMINIQEMKNPDVEAQVVAEGVASSLERRISFRRAMKQSIFRAMKSGAKGIKIQCAGRLGGAEIARTEWYLEGQLPLSTLRADIDYGFAEAHTIYGVIGIKVWIYKGEVMERKPIFEAEPVTKERR, encoded by the coding sequence GTGGGTCAGAAAGTTCACCCGGTAGGTTATAGACTTGGCGTTATCTACGATTGGGAATCCCGCTGGTACGCTGACGGTAAGAAGTATGCGAAGTATCTTCACAAAGACCTCGAGCTCAGAAACTGGATCAAGAAACGCTGGGCCCAGGCTGGCGTGAGCCGCGTGGAGATTGAGCGTATAGGCAACGTTATGCGTTTTACAGTTTGGACCGCCCGGCCTGGTGTCGTAATTGGCAAGCAGGGAGCAGAGATACAGGCGGTTCGTGAGGAACTTCAGGCTATGACCGGCAACCGGGTCATGATAAACATTCAGGAGATGAAGAATCCCGACGTAGAGGCTCAGGTAGTCGCCGAGGGCGTCGCCTCTTCACTTGAGCGCAGAATCAGCTTCCGCCGCGCAATGAAGCAGTCGATATTCCGCGCGATGAAGTCGGGAGCCAAGGGAATCAAGATCCAGTGCGCCGGCCGTCTCGGCGGAGCCGAAATAGCGCGCACGGAATGGTATCTTGAGGGCCAGCTTCCCCTTTCGACACTGAGAGCCGATATCGATTACGGCTTCGCCGAAGCTCACACGATCTATGGTGTAATCGGCATCAAGGTGTGGATATACAAGGGCGAAGTTATGGAGCGCAAGCCCATATTTGAGGCCGAGCCCGTAACAAAGGAGAGGAGGTAA
- the rplP gene encoding 50S ribosomal protein L16, with product MLSPKRVKYRKPHLTALRGYSKGATEVDFGEFGLQACENGWITARQIEAVRVAISRKMKKGGKIWIRIFPDRPVTEKPLETRMGKGKGNVEYWTAAVKRGRVMFEIAGVPREVAEQAFRTASFKLPIKVKMLTREGAGE from the coding sequence ATGCTTTCTCCGAAAAGAGTAAAATACCGCAAGCCCCATCTGACGGCCCTTCGCGGCTACAGCAAAGGCGCTACAGAGGTGGACTTTGGCGAGTTTGGACTTCAGGCCTGCGAGAACGGCTGGATCACGGCGCGCCAGATAGAGGCGGTTCGTGTTGCCATCAGCCGCAAGATGAAGAAGGGCGGAAAAATCTGGATCAGGATATTCCCGGATCGCCCCGTCACTGAGAAGCCTCTTGAAACTCGTATGGGTAAAGGTAAGGGAAACGTGGAATACTGGACCGCAGCAGTAAAGCGCGGACGCGTTATGTTTGAAATTGCAGGAGTGCCGCGTGAAGTTGCCGAACAGGCCTTCCGCACCGCATCGTTCAAACTGCCCATCAAGGTAAAAATGTTAACCCGAGAGGGAGCAGGTGAATAG
- the rpmC gene encoding 50S ribosomal protein L29, whose product MDPKELRDLSVSELKDKHKQYKEELFNLRFQNAIGQLSNSGRIKDVKKTIARILTVITEKEMGIDHSGARR is encoded by the coding sequence ATGGATCCCAAGGAACTTCGAGATCTCAGCGTATCTGAGCTTAAAGATAAGCACAAGCAGTATAAGGAAGAGCTGTTCAACCTCCGTTTTCAGAACGCGATCGGACAGTTGAGCAATTCGGGACGCATCAAAGATGTAAAGAAGACTATCGCCCGTATTCTTACCGTTATTACGGAAAAAGAGATGGGTATAGATCACTCAGGAGCAAGGAGGTAA
- the rpsQ gene encoding 30S ribosomal protein S17, translated as MEERTAHRKVRTGTVVSDKMEKTIVVRVDRMAKHSLYGKPVLRSKKFMAHDETNDCRMGDTVKIGETRPLSARKRWEVLEIVERAPILGVAEEEAE; from the coding sequence ATGGAAGAGCGTACAGCACATCGTAAAGTCCGTACCGGAACAGTGGTTAGCGACAAGATGGAAAAGACCATCGTCGTGCGCGTAGACCGTATGGCAAAGCACTCTCTCTACGGCAAGCCTGTTCTCCGTTCAAAGAAATTCATGGCTCATGATGAGACCAACGACTGCCGCATGGGCGACACAGTCAAGATAGGCGAGACCCGTCCCCTGAGCGCGAGGAAGCGCTGGGAAGTTCTCGAGATAGTTGAGAGAGCTCCTATCCTCGGCGTCGCTGAAGAGGAGGCCGAATAG
- the rplN gene encoding 50S ribosomal protein L14 — MIQLRTVLNVADNSGAKKILCVQVKGGSFRKVGTVGDVIVGAVREAAPNANIKKGDVVKAVIVRTKKEIRRKDGSYVRFDDNAAVVIDNNGDPKGTRIFGPVARELREKKYMRIVSLAPEVV; from the coding sequence ATGATTCAGCTGCGTACAGTACTTAACGTAGCCGACAATTCCGGCGCAAAGAAAATCCTCTGCGTCCAGGTTAAGGGCGGCAGCTTCCGCAAAGTTGGAACTGTCGGGGATGTCATCGTTGGCGCGGTCCGCGAGGCGGCCCCCAACGCTAACATCAAAAAGGGTGACGTCGTAAAGGCCGTCATCGTCAGGACGAAAAAGGAGATCCGCCGCAAGGACGGTTCTTACGTTCGCTTCGACGACAACGCGGCCGTTGTCATTGACAACAATGGCGACCCCAAAGGAACACGTATATTTGGTCCTGTAGCAAGGGAACTGAGAGAAAAGAAATACATGCGTATAGTCTCTCTGGCGCCCGAAGTAGTGTAG
- the rplX gene encoding 50S ribosomal protein L24, which produces MSKMRIKKGDRVRVISGKDAGKEGKILKRNIDKDTVVVENVNFVTKSVRPTQKDPRGGLVKKEAALSASKVMLVCPKCGKATRVGRAFLDDGKKVRICKQCGEIIDKA; this is translated from the coding sequence ATGTCTAAAATGAGAATCAAAAAGGGAGACCGCGTTCGCGTCATCTCCGGAAAAGACGCCGGCAAAGAGGGAAAGATCCTTAAGAGGAATATCGATAAGGATACGGTCGTAGTGGAAAACGTCAATTTCGTTACCAAGAGCGTCCGTCCGACACAAAAGGATCCCCGCGGCGGGCTTGTCAAGAAAGAGGCCGCTCTTTCTGCGTCAAAGGTAATGCTTGTCTGCCCGAAATGCGGCAAGGCGACGCGCGTCGGACGCGCCTTCCTTGACGATGGCAAGAAGGTCCGTATCTGCAAGCAGTGCGGCGAAATCATCGATAAGGCATAG
- the rplE gene encoding 50S ribosomal protein L5 codes for MTPRLLTKYSEEVLPRLNEQFQYKNVMEIPRLVKVVINIGVNEAKLDQKYMDASINELTIISGQKPMMKRAKKSIAGFKVREGMPVACAVTLRSDRMWEFVDRLFSIALPRIKDFQGISKRGFDGRGNFNLGLKEQLLFPEIDYDKVIRQRGMNITFVTTAKTDEEAQALLKELGMPFAR; via the coding sequence ATGACTCCGCGTCTTTTAACAAAATATTCCGAGGAAGTCCTTCCCCGTCTGAACGAGCAGTTCCAGTATAAGAACGTTATGGAGATCCCGCGTCTCGTCAAAGTCGTCATCAACATCGGCGTCAACGAGGCAAAGCTGGACCAGAAATACATGGACGCCTCGATCAACGAACTGACCATCATCTCCGGTCAGAAGCCGATGATGAAGCGCGCCAAGAAATCCATAGCCGGATTCAAGGTTCGCGAAGGAATGCCCGTTGCGTGTGCGGTTACTCTGAGAAGTGACAGAATGTGGGAGTTCGTCGATCGCCTTTTCAGCATCGCGCTTCCCCGTATCAAGGACTTCCAGGGAATCTCAAAGAGGGGCTTCGACGGCAGAGGTAACTTCAACCTCGGCCTCAAAGAACAGCTTCTCTTCCCTGAGATCGATTACGATAAGGTCATCCGTCAGCGCGGCATGAACATCACGTTCGTGACGACCGCGAAGACCGATGAGGAAGCCCAGGCGCTCTTAAAAGAGCTGGGCATGCCCTTCGCCCGTTAG
- a CDS encoding type Z 30S ribosomal protein S14, with protein sequence MARKSMVNKAKEEPKFKVRKYNRCPICGRPHGYMRKFDMCRCCFRKLAREGKIPGVVKSSW encoded by the coding sequence ATGGCCCGTAAAAGTATGGTGAACAAGGCCAAAGAAGAGCCGAAGTTCAAAGTGAGAAAATACAATCGTTGCCCGATCTGTGGACGCCCCCACGGATACATGCGCAAATTCGATATGTGCCGCTGCTGTTTCCGCAAGCTTGCACGCGAGGGAAAAATCCCTGGCGTTGTCAAGTCGAGCTGGTAG
- the rpsH gene encoding 30S ribosomal protein S8, translating into MHITDPVADMLTRIRNANVVYHEMVDMPLSKMRLEMARILKEEGYIRNYKTITDAKQPMPILRLTMNYGPQKERVIQGLRRISKPGRRIYVGKDELPKVMGGLGIALISTSAGLMTDASARKLGLGGEVVCYVW; encoded by the coding sequence ATGCATATTACCGATCCTGTCGCGGATATGCTCACACGCATCAGAAATGCGAATGTGGTTTACCATGAAATGGTAGATATGCCTCTTTCCAAGATGCGGCTTGAAATGGCCCGCATCCTCAAAGAGGAAGGTTATATCCGTAACTATAAGACGATCACCGACGCGAAGCAGCCGATGCCCATCCTTCGGCTTACCATGAACTATGGACCCCAGAAGGAAAGAGTAATCCAGGGACTTCGCAGAATCAGCAAACCCGGCCGCCGTATCTACGTCGGCAAAGACGAACTTCCCAAGGTAATGGGCGGTTTGGGTATTGCTCTAATCTCAACGTCAGCCGGACTCATGACCGACGCCTCTGCCCGTAAACTCGGACTCGGCGGCGAAGTAGTCTGCTACGTCTGGTAA
- the rplF gene encoding 50S ribosomal protein L6, translating to MSRIGRKAIALPKGVEVKIDGQHVFVKGAKGSLEMDVMNNIAVAVEDGQLHVTRANDDKPVRAAHGMTRALISNMVDGVSNGFQKVLEIVGVGYRAQMQGKNLVLSLGFSHPVEVVPPAGIEFACESPIKIIVRGIDKQLVGQVASNIRGYRPPEPYKGKGIRYAGEYVIRKAGKAGAKK from the coding sequence ATGTCTAGAATAGGACGCAAAGCGATAGCTCTTCCGAAAGGCGTAGAGGTCAAGATCGACGGACAGCATGTTTTTGTCAAGGGAGCCAAAGGCAGCCTTGAGATGGATGTAATGAACAACATCGCTGTAGCGGTCGAAGATGGGCAGCTTCATGTGACGCGCGCGAACGACGACAAGCCGGTACGCGCCGCGCACGGCATGACGAGAGCCCTTATCAGCAACATGGTGGACGGCGTCAGCAACGGTTTTCAGAAAGTCCTTGAAATCGTCGGCGTCGGCTACCGCGCTCAGATGCAGGGCAAGAACCTTGTACTGAGCCTCGGCTTCTCGCATCCTGTAGAAGTCGTTCCCCCTGCGGGAATTGAGTTCGCCTGCGAGAGCCCCATCAAGATAATCGTTCGCGGCATCGACAAGCAGCTTGTCGGTCAGGTCGCATCGAACATTCGCGGATATCGTCCGCCCGAACCCTACAAGGGCAAGGGAATCAGATATGCCGGCGAATATGTAATCCGCAAGGCCGGTAAGGCCGGCGCCAAGAAGTAA
- the rplR gene encoding 50S ribosomal protein L18, whose protein sequence is MISNRSRNEMRELRHRRLRRHLSGTGERPRLAVFGSLKHISAQVIDDEKGHTLVSASTIQDKFDDVKGTGNQDAAKAVGKLIAERALANGITEVVFDRGGHVYHGRVKALAEAAREAGLKF, encoded by the coding sequence TTGATCAGTAATCGCAGTCGTAACGAAATGCGGGAGCTTCGCCACCGTCGCCTCAGGAGACATCTCTCCGGCACCGGTGAGCGCCCCCGTCTTGCAGTCTTCGGCAGCCTGAAGCACATCTCTGCTCAGGTCATCGACGACGAAAAGGGACATACGCTTGTATCGGCATCGACCATACAGGACAAATTTGACGACGTAAAGGGCACAGGGAACCAGGATGCTGCTAAGGCAGTCGGCAAGCTCATTGCCGAGCGCGCTCTTGCGAACGGAATCACAGAAGTTGTCTTTGACAGAGGCGGCCATGTCTATCACGGCAGAGTAAAGGCCCTTGCCGAAGCAGCCCGCGAAGCCGGTCTGAAGTTCTAA
- the rpsE gene encoding 30S ribosomal protein S5, giving the protein MAKETQNTKTYSSRGLELSERIVSINRVSKVVKGGKRFRFSVLVVVGDGVSQVGLGMGKAKEISVAMKKGIEHAKKNMIDLKKTGHTLPHPIIGKFGAAEVLMRPAAPGTGVLAGSSVRPIMELGGIKDVIAKVTGRTSNPINIAYATMDAVKRLRTPEEIYRLRGKERKEA; this is encoded by the coding sequence GTGGCGAAAGAGACACAGAATACAAAAACTTATAGCAGCAGAGGCCTTGAACTTTCAGAGCGCATAGTTTCCATCAACCGCGTCAGCAAAGTCGTCAAAGGCGGTAAGCGTTTCCGCTTCAGCGTACTTGTGGTGGTAGGCGACGGCGTGAGCCAGGTCGGTCTCGGAATGGGCAAAGCCAAAGAAATTTCCGTGGCCATGAAAAAAGGTATCGAACATGCGAAGAAAAATATGATCGACCTTAAGAAGACCGGCCACACGCTTCCGCATCCCATCATCGGCAAGTTCGGCGCCGCGGAAGTTCTCATGCGTCCGGCCGCGCCTGGAACTGGCGTTCTCGCCGGTTCGTCGGTGCGTCCGATCATGGAGCTCGGCGGAATCAAAGACGTTATCGCGAAGGTAACCGGAAGAACTTCGAACCCCATCAATATCGCCTATGCGACGATGGATGCGGTCAAGCGCCTCCGTACGCCGGAAGAGATCTACCGTCTCCGTGGCAAAGAGCGCAAGGAAGCCTAG
- the rpmD gene encoding 50S ribosomal protein L30 has protein sequence MAKLRITWKKSTIGRPPSQERIIKALGLHRLNETVYHNDSPQIRGMVNKIGHLLEWSVEE, from the coding sequence ATGGCTAAGCTTCGTATCACATGGAAGAAAAGCACAATAGGCCGTCCTCCGAGTCAGGAGAGAATAATAAAGGCTCTTGGCCTTCACAGGCTCAATGAGACTGTATATCACAACGACAGCCCGCAGATCCGCGGCATGGTCAACAAGATCGGCCACCTGCTGGAATGGTCTGTTGAGGAATAA
- the rplO gene encoding 50S ribosomal protein L15, with the protein MKLHELSPVPGSRKKKKRLGQGLGSGQGKTAGKGHKGQKARKSPDIGANFEGGQMPLARRVPKRGFSNFRFAVKYEIVNIADLEERFEAGAEVTAKELSELRLISDAGKPVKVLGVGELSKSLNVKANAYSSSAAKKIEAAGGKAEVI; encoded by the coding sequence ATGAAACTTCATGAACTCTCACCTGTGCCGGGATCGCGCAAAAAGAAAAAGCGCCTTGGACAGGGTCTGGGCAGCGGACAGGGAAAGACGGCGGGAAAGGGCCACAAAGGCCAGAAGGCCCGCAAGAGCCCTGATATCGGAGCCAACTTCGAAGGCGGACAGATGCCGCTCGCGCGCCGTGTTCCTAAGCGCGGCTTCAGCAACTTCCGTTTCGCGGTAAAATATGAGATCGTCAACATCGCCGACCTTGAAGAGCGCTTTGAAGCGGGCGCGGAAGTCACCGCGAAGGAACTTTCCGAACTTCGCCTGATTTCAGACGCCGGCAAGCCTGTCAAAGTTCTCGGCGTTGGCGAGCTCTCAAAGAGCCTTAACGTAAAGGCAAACGCCTACAGTTCATCGGCTGCCAAGAAGATAGAGGCCGCCGGCGGCAAGGCAGAGGTGATATAA
- the secY gene encoding preprotein translocase subunit SecY encodes MLDSFRDTFRLPDLKRRILFTLAALFVYRLGAHVPTPGVDAAALGKLFDQGSLLGFLDLFAGGALSRFSIFALGVTPYINSSIVMQLLAVVVPSIEKMQKEGEDGRKKIVQWTRYGTIIFAFIQAVGMTGWLKGLGIYSGGMLDIILVSLTLTTGAVAVMWLGEIMSDHGIGNGISLLIFAGIVVRIPEAIIRTASLVRLGEMNVLVMLIAVAIMVAVVAGCVMLQEGQRRLPVQYAKRMVGNKMYGGQSSFIPLRVNTAGVIPIIFASSVLLFPYTIAGLFQHSIARMIQQAMSPSSPFYMVLYVLLIVFFSYFYTAVVFKPEDISTNMKKNGGFILGIRPGKPTTDYIEKVMGRITLGGSIALAVIAIIPTIMTGVMHINTFYFGGTAVIIVVGVALDTVHQIEGQLLMRHYEGILKRRGGKSGGLLKL; translated from the coding sequence ATGCTGGATTCCTTCCGGGATACCTTTCGGCTGCCCGATCTGAAGCGCCGCATACTTTTTACGCTTGCAGCGCTCTTCGTCTACCGTTTGGGTGCGCACGTACCCACTCCCGGAGTGGATGCAGCTGCCCTCGGAAAACTTTTTGATCAGGGGTCACTGCTTGGTTTCCTGGACCTCTTTGCGGGAGGAGCACTCAGCCGTTTTTCCATCTTCGCGCTGGGTGTGACCCCCTACATCAACTCAAGCATCGTCATGCAGCTGCTCGCGGTTGTCGTGCCGAGCATTGAGAAGATGCAGAAAGAGGGAGAAGATGGACGCAAAAAGATCGTTCAGTGGACACGTTACGGAACGATCATCTTCGCGTTTATACAGGCAGTAGGTATGACCGGCTGGCTGAAGGGACTCGGGATATACTCGGGCGGCATGCTTGATATTATCCTTGTGTCGCTTACACTCACAACCGGCGCCGTCGCCGTTATGTGGCTTGGTGAAATAATGTCGGACCACGGAATCGGCAACGGTATCTCCCTGCTTATCTTTGCGGGTATAGTGGTAAGGATCCCTGAAGCTATCATCCGTACGGCGTCGTTGGTACGTCTTGGTGAGATGAACGTGCTCGTTATGCTGATCGCCGTCGCGATAATGGTGGCGGTTGTGGCGGGGTGCGTCATGCTCCAGGAGGGACAGCGCCGCCTGCCGGTCCAGTACGCCAAGCGTATGGTCGGAAACAAGATGTACGGCGGACAGTCGAGCTTCATACCGCTCCGCGTCAATACGGCGGGCGTCATCCCGATAATCTTCGCCTCGTCAGTGCTGCTCTTCCCCTACACGATAGCGGGACTTTTCCAGCACAGCATCGCGAGGATGATACAGCAGGCGATGAGCCCGAGCAGCCCATTTTATATGGTGCTCTATGTGCTCCTTATCGTATTCTTCTCATATTTCTATACGGCGGTAGTCTTCAAGCCGGAAGACATCTCGACGAATATGAAGAAGAACGGCGGGTTCATCCTCGGCATTCGCCCCGGTAAACCTACCACCGACTACATAGAGAAGGTAATGGGACGTATCACGCTCGGCGGTTCGATCGCCCTTGCGGTGATCGCGATCATCCCGACAATAATGACGGGTGTAATGCACATCAATACCTTCTATTTTGGCGGTACCGCGGTAATCATCGTCGTCGGCGTAGCGCTTGATACGGTCCATCAGATCGAGGGACAGCTTCTCATGCGCCATTATGAGGGCATCCTCAAGCGCCGCGGCGGTAAGAGCGGCGGTTTGCTAAAACTGTAA